The following are encoded together in the Candidatus Eisenbacteria bacterium genome:
- a CDS encoding flavohemoglobin expression-modulating QEGLA motif protein, producing MSRTTPNVNPGFEEFSDRDISTVIQRLAENKRVRRKLPIWGRIHIDRQLPFLCVYRRPIAGHDHGTDRLVLSEAAYLNAPGEKRFQRNLANLVERLASLMIDRFGAFLVLELWSEKSAEASDDNQPRIPCFRILHPPDVEIESTIRVLQEGLMALRAAKQRAVITTQGARKIAPPGMMPLLPVHRLQELGGYILGLEIKPVYSDPESGDVYPLVLRAFRRQLSHILDRAFFEFTRKHTTHHPPHFHSLGRRAVVKAVWDVDRALAAVSDSFDFLYQVTPMNTEEAWKTFQRKGFEKEPVFIYRPSTIDPGLVKRDLYGIRMERIEDPTLLNLFMGKQMELDRQLTMLNDLGTKKFMYASLQLHGDVSTSLVNVAKEILEGAPRRSRGESAGGGLTAPAFAEKAAAEIARYVRRYPEFKAKVQVSNEMYSGLLVSRGKLLVGKETRIPAHRADALIQHEIGTHLLTYYNGQAQPFKMLYTGLPGYDELQEGLAVLAEYLVGGLTSERMRVLAARVMAARALIDGATFVEVFRLLERTYEFSRLTAYTITMRVFRGGGFTKDAHYLRGLRGILNYLASKGDFEILFVGKIARTHVGVIKELLLRQILKPPPLYPHYLETPMAQSRLETLRRGLTVLDLMKKK from the coding sequence ATGAGCAGAACGACTCCCAATGTGAACCCGGGATTCGAGGAATTCTCGGATAGGGATATCTCAACCGTTATACAAAGGCTGGCAGAGAACAAACGGGTGCGCCGCAAGCTGCCCATTTGGGGGCGCATCCACATCGACCGCCAGCTGCCCTTCCTGTGTGTCTATCGCCGCCCCATAGCCGGGCACGATCACGGGACGGATCGGCTTGTTCTGAGCGAGGCGGCCTATCTCAACGCTCCAGGGGAAAAGCGATTCCAGAGAAACCTCGCAAACTTGGTGGAGCGGTTGGCCTCCTTGATGATCGACCGCTTCGGGGCTTTTCTGGTTCTTGAGCTGTGGTCGGAGAAGAGCGCTGAGGCATCGGATGATAACCAGCCTCGTATCCCGTGCTTCCGAATTCTCCACCCTCCTGATGTGGAAATCGAATCGACGATTAGAGTGCTCCAAGAGGGGCTCATGGCTCTCCGGGCGGCGAAGCAGCGGGCGGTCATTACCACACAGGGGGCTCGAAAGATTGCACCGCCCGGGATGATGCCGCTCTTACCCGTACATCGCCTTCAGGAACTCGGAGGTTACATCCTCGGTCTCGAGATCAAGCCCGTCTACTCCGACCCGGAGAGCGGGGATGTGTACCCTCTGGTGCTTCGGGCGTTCCGGCGGCAGCTGAGTCATATTCTTGATCGCGCGTTTTTCGAGTTCACCCGGAAGCATACGACCCATCACCCTCCCCATTTTCACTCGCTGGGCCGGCGGGCTGTTGTTAAAGCTGTATGGGATGTAGACCGCGCCCTTGCGGCCGTCAGCGACTCTTTCGACTTTCTCTACCAGGTCACCCCGATGAACACCGAAGAGGCGTGGAAAACTTTTCAGCGAAAAGGGTTTGAGAAGGAGCCGGTCTTCATCTACCGTCCCTCCACCATAGATCCGGGTCTTGTGAAGCGTGATCTCTATGGTATCCGTATGGAACGGATAGAAGATCCGACTCTGCTGAATCTTTTCATGGGCAAGCAAATGGAGTTGGATCGCCAGCTGACCATGCTCAATGATCTGGGAACGAAAAAGTTCATGTACGCCAGCCTCCAGCTCCACGGCGATGTATCGACCTCGCTGGTCAATGTCGCCAAGGAGATCTTAGAGGGCGCGCCCCGCCGAAGCCGCGGTGAGTCGGCCGGGGGCGGCTTGACGGCGCCGGCCTTCGCTGAGAAAGCGGCGGCCGAGATCGCCCGATATGTACGGAGATATCCTGAGTTTAAGGCGAAGGTTCAGGTCTCGAACGAAATGTACTCCGGGCTGCTCGTGTCCCGAGGGAAGCTGCTTGTTGGAAAGGAAACCCGGATCCCAGCGCACCGAGCCGACGCTCTTATACAACACGAGATCGGAACGCACCTCCTGACTTACTACAACGGGCAGGCTCAGCCATTCAAGATGCTCTACACCGGCCTTCCCGGGTATGACGAACTGCAGGAGGGTTTGGCGGTGCTGGCGGAATATCTTGTCGGCGGCCTCACGTCCGAGAGGATGCGCGTGCTTGCCGCCCGCGTCATGGCGGCCCGGGCGCTGATCGATGGGGCCACTTTCGTCGAAGTCTTCAGGCTCCTGGAGAGGACGTATGAATTCAGCCGCCTCACCGCTTATACGATCACCATGCGCGTTTTTAGAGGCGGTGGATTCACCAAGGATGCCCACTATCTCCGGGGTCTTCGGGGTATTCTCAACTACCTTGCCAGCAAGGGCGATTTCGAGATACTCTTCGTTGGTAAGATTGCGCGGACCCATGTTGGAGTGATCAAGGAACTGCTTCTACGTCAGATCCTTAAGCCCCCGCCGCTCTACCCGCATTATCTCGAAACACCGATGGCCCAGTCCCGGCTGGAGACTCTGCGTCGGGGATTAACGGTTCTCGATCTTATGAAGAAGAAATAG